ATTATCGCCGATCATCTTCAGAACCTCAATACATCTATCACCTCGGCCTTTATTTACCTGGATCCTAGCAAGTCTGACTATTATCTTGAAGAACGTCAACCCGCCGACCTCCTGCATTTTAAAAAGCTGTTCGGCAAAGGGAATCTTTCGGTTACTCACCTAGAATCAAGATATTCGTATCACCCGACCTCTTTTTCACAGGTCAACGAATCCATAGTACCAAGAATGCTTGAGATAGTACGACAGGAACTCAACCCCGTTACGAGCGAAACCCTGATCGATCTATACTGCGGTTACGGTCTTTTCAGTCATCACCTGTCGTCTTTATATAAAAACGTGTTAGGCATTGATGCTGAAGGTCCTTCAATCCGATCAGCAATACTTAACAGTAAATTAAACCCCTCCTCAAGCAATATTAATTTTAAGGCACAACGCATTACCCTCCAATCCATTGAAGATCTCCGCCCACCAAAAAGTAAAGAATCAATTATACTCGACCCACCACGTAAAGGGCCATCCGAAGGAGTTATAGCTGCTCTCAGCAAACGATTCCCACAAAAAGTACTTCATATATTCTGCGGCGTTAATCAAATTCCTGATTCAGTTAATCAGTGGCAAACACACGGCTACACTATCAGCCGCATTATACCGATTGACATGTTTCCTGGCTCTC
This portion of the Desulfobulbaceae bacterium genome encodes:
- a CDS encoding class I SAM-dependent RNA methyltransferase → MTPAQLQANRSAQNRPTQVSSKTRVTFAGLLKDLIPPPTRPVAATTLQNAPLAHLTYPDELAIKDKALKAFWKYFKLAGQPEPVIGSPKPRHYRTTSKRRAVYKGSILQLLSGDKTPQNKPFVESPLEPKIHGLIYKFLQEKISEQSFKLLATHLNYLIIRGGYSEQAVIFNVDTMNGPIVRKLKIIADHLQNLNTSITSAFIYLDPSKSDYYLEERQPADLLHFKKLFGKGNLSVTHLESRYSYHPTSFSQVNESIVPRMLEIVRQELNPVTSETLIDLYCGYGLFSHHLSSLYKNVLGIDAEGPSIRSAILNSKLNPSSSNINFKAQRITLQSIEDLRPPKSKESIILDPPRKGPSEGVIAALSKRFPQKVLHIFCGVNQIPDSVNQWQTHGYTISRIIPIDMFPGSPNLEVLILFTPGT